The proteins below come from a single Asanoa ferruginea genomic window:
- a CDS encoding YbaB/EbfC family nucleoid-associated protein: MQERADRAVNNALRGRVDEVLGQYERIRAGMAELQERLAAFSTTASSSDGLVIATVDARGQLVRLVFDPRAYHAHRPEQLAAVATTTVRSAVSSAAAAVHELVAGYLPPGSGVADYVRSGQLDALLRRHG; this comes from the coding sequence ATGCAGGAGCGCGCGGACCGCGCCGTCAACAACGCCCTCCGCGGGCGAGTCGACGAGGTCCTCGGCCAATACGAACGCATCCGGGCCGGCATGGCTGAGCTGCAGGAACGCTTGGCCGCGTTCTCGACGACAGCGTCATCATCCGACGGCCTGGTGATCGCGACGGTCGACGCCCGGGGGCAACTCGTCCGGCTGGTGTTCGACCCGCGTGCCTACCACGCACACCGCCCGGAGCAACTAGCCGCGGTGGCGACGACAACGGTCCGATCGGCCGTGTCGTCGGCGGCCGCGGCGGTCCACGAGCTGGTGGCGGGCTATCTGCCGCCGGGTTCCGGAGTGGCCGACTATGTGCGGTCCGGGCAGCTCGACGCGCTGCTGCGCCGCCATGGCTGA
- a CDS encoding Trm112 family protein yields MALDQQLLDILACPDTHHAPLTYDAGAQTLTCTECGRIFEVRDDIPILLLDEARQAPPAQGSGQAS; encoded by the coding sequence ATGGCCCTGGATCAGCAGTTGCTGGACATACTCGCGTGTCCGGACACGCACCACGCACCGCTCACCTACGACGCGGGTGCGCAGACCCTGACCTGCACCGAGTGCGGTCGGATCTTCGAGGTGCGCGACGACATCCCGATCCTCCTGCTCGACGAGGCCCGCCAGGCCCCGCCGGCGCAGGGGAGTGGGCAGGCCAGCTGA
- a CDS encoding SIS domain-containing protein, which translates to MDTPVGGAAGLRGQRVADEALLDNQDAMAENDPGGMLRMTASAGAQVRESAALAAESNLSALEDDGLPRAVVIAGAGTAARTGEILSMVAGPRSRAPVIVHRSAGVPGWVGAADVVIAISASGHSPEALAAADAAARRGARLVGIGAPDSELQSVVERARAPFIAVPRRAPARASLWALTVPVLLAARTLGLVKVNEADFAETATRLDADAERCRPSAESFVNPAKSLALGLAGSVPIVWGSSPLATAAARRFADTLSANARYPVVAGALGEAGRGRVGLLDGVFGGLVESDRDIFADPFGDDEDGQQSSRLRVVLLRDGGLNADDDTDEPFAVEERRADAIQTLAERRGVRCDVLTAEGGSSLERLASLVAVPDFASVYLALAHGLDPMAVPAVSEMKELSNP; encoded by the coding sequence ATGGACACTCCGGTAGGCGGCGCTGCCGGCCTGCGGGGCCAGCGGGTCGCTGATGAGGCCCTGCTGGACAACCAGGACGCGATGGCGGAAAACGACCCGGGCGGCATGCTGCGGATGACGGCTTCGGCCGGCGCGCAGGTCCGGGAGTCCGCGGCCCTGGCCGCCGAGTCCAACCTCAGCGCGCTCGAAGACGACGGCCTGCCCCGCGCCGTGGTGATCGCCGGCGCCGGCACCGCGGCCCGCACCGGCGAGATCCTGTCGATGGTCGCCGGCCCGCGGTCCCGCGCTCCTGTCATCGTCCACCGCAGCGCCGGCGTGCCCGGCTGGGTCGGCGCGGCCGACGTAGTGATCGCGATCAGCGCGTCGGGCCACAGCCCCGAGGCGCTCGCGGCCGCCGACGCCGCGGCCCGTCGCGGTGCCCGCCTGGTCGGCATCGGCGCGCCCGACTCCGAGCTCCAGTCGGTCGTCGAGCGGGCCCGTGCCCCGTTCATCGCGGTTCCGCGCCGTGCGCCGGCCCGCGCCAGCCTGTGGGCGCTGACGGTCCCGGTGCTGCTCGCCGCCCGCACCCTGGGGCTGGTGAAGGTCAACGAGGCCGACTTCGCGGAGACGGCGACCCGGCTCGACGCTGACGCCGAGCGGTGCCGGCCGAGCGCCGAGTCGTTCGTCAACCCGGCGAAGTCGCTGGCCCTCGGCCTGGCCGGCTCGGTGCCGATCGTCTGGGGTTCGTCGCCGCTCGCGACGGCCGCGGCCCGGCGGTTCGCCGACACGCTGTCGGCCAACGCGCGCTACCCGGTGGTGGCCGGCGCACTCGGCGAGGCCGGGCGTGGCCGGGTCGGCCTGCTCGACGGTGTCTTCGGCGGCCTGGTCGAGTCCGACCGCGACATCTTCGCCGACCCGTTCGGCGACGACGAAGACGGCCAGCAGTCCAGCCGGCTGCGTGTGGTCCTGCTGCGCGACGGCGGCCTCAACGCCGACGACGACACCGACGAGCCGTTCGCGGTCGAAGAACGGCGCGCCGACGCGATCCAGACGCTGGCCGAGCGGCGGGGCGTGCGCTGCGACGTGCTCACCGCCGAGGGCGGGTCGTCGCTGGAGCGGTTGGCATCCCTGGTTGCCGTACCCGACTTCGCTTCGGTTTATCTTGCTCTCGCACACGGTCTCGACCCGATGGCGGTCCCGGCCGTTTCCGAGATGAAGGAGCTTTCCAACCCATGA
- a CDS encoding DUF4239 domain-containing protein — protein sequence MNVLLAGIAVVLAAALASMVGFAMVSRYVPRRWRVADGDAAGTVYSTIGMVYAILIAIAAIAVWEPRADVASNTEAEASSLVEAYWSANRLSGADKDDVQRLIVTYLQVAGGSEWEHLRTAHSGTMTGEDLSTELRERVDAIRPEADAEQAAHQMLVGQVSTAATARRARIGDADSRMPAPLWPILLGGAMVSVGFLYLFGLRRTVPNGLMFAALGGMVALMLFVLYQVELPYSRGFAVDPGSLRAALETLRGTEGL from the coding sequence ATGAACGTCCTGCTCGCCGGCATCGCCGTGGTGCTCGCCGCCGCGCTCGCGTCGATGGTCGGGTTCGCCATGGTGTCCCGCTATGTGCCGCGCCGCTGGCGGGTCGCCGACGGTGATGCAGCAGGCACTGTGTATTCGACAATAGGCATGGTGTACGCGATCCTGATCGCGATCGCCGCCATCGCGGTGTGGGAACCGCGCGCCGACGTCGCCAGCAACACCGAGGCGGAGGCGAGCAGCCTGGTCGAGGCCTACTGGTCGGCCAATCGGCTGTCGGGTGCCGACAAAGACGACGTGCAGCGGCTGATCGTCACCTATCTCCAGGTTGCCGGCGGCTCCGAGTGGGAGCACCTGCGCACGGCGCACTCCGGCACGATGACGGGCGAGGACCTGTCGACCGAGCTACGCGAGCGGGTGGACGCGATCCGCCCCGAGGCCGACGCCGAGCAGGCCGCGCACCAGATGCTGGTCGGCCAGGTGAGCACCGCGGCGACGGCCCGGCGGGCCCGGATCGGCGACGCCGACTCGCGGATGCCGGCGCCGCTGTGGCCGATCCTGCTCGGCGGCGCCATGGTCAGCGTCGGCTTCCTCTATCTCTTCGGGCTCCGTCGGACAGTCCCCAATGGACTTATGTTCGCCGCGCTCGGGGGAATGGTGGCGCTGATGCTCTTCGTGCTCTATCAGGTGGAGCTGCCCTACAGCCGCGGTTTCGCGGTCGATCCGGGCTCACTCCGTGCCGCGCTGGAAACGCTACGCGGCACGGAAGGCCTGTAG
- a CDS encoding phosphomannomutase/phosphoglucomutase, protein MSDLSQIVKAYDIRGVVPDQWDERAAAALGAGFAQFLRSNHPGSTSVVIAHDMRASSPGLASAFARGVLSEGLGVVEAGLGSTDMLYFAAGSLGLPGAMFTASHNPAKYNGIKLCLAGAKPVGQESGLREIRDNAQRILDAGGTIPAPTGARPEQHDVLADYARYLRDLVDLSQIRPLKVVVDAGNGMGGYTVPAVLGEQVLGALPLTIVPLYFELDGSFPNHEANPLEPKNLIDLQHAVVQHGADLGLAFDGDADRCFVIDERGEPVSPSAITALVAARELAKHPGDTVIHNLITSSAVPEIIKENGGTPVRARVGHSFIKAEMARTNAVFGGEHSAHYYFREFWFADTGMLAAMHVLAALGGQPEPLSVLGGAFERYVASGEINSTVHDQKAKQQDVRAAYADAEVDELDGLTLTFPDGAWLNLRASNTEPLLRLNVEAHTATRMAELRDEVLGLIRS, encoded by the coding sequence TTGTCCGACCTGTCCCAGATCGTGAAGGCCTACGACATCCGTGGTGTCGTCCCGGACCAATGGGACGAGCGGGCCGCAGCCGCGCTCGGTGCCGGCTTCGCACAGTTCCTCAGGTCCAACCACCCGGGCAGCACGAGCGTGGTCATCGCCCACGACATGCGCGCCTCGTCGCCGGGGCTGGCCTCGGCGTTCGCGCGCGGCGTGCTCAGCGAGGGGTTGGGCGTGGTCGAGGCGGGTCTCGGCTCGACCGACATGCTCTATTTCGCGGCGGGCTCGCTGGGCTTGCCGGGTGCGATGTTCACCGCGAGTCACAATCCGGCCAAATACAACGGCATCAAGCTGTGCCTCGCGGGCGCCAAGCCGGTCGGTCAGGAGTCCGGCCTGCGGGAGATCCGCGACAACGCGCAGCGCATCCTCGACGCGGGCGGCACGATCCCGGCTCCGACCGGCGCGCGGCCGGAGCAACACGATGTGCTGGCCGATTACGCGCGCTACCTGCGCGATCTCGTCGACCTCTCGCAGATCCGGCCGCTCAAGGTGGTCGTCGACGCCGGCAACGGCATGGGTGGCTACACGGTTCCGGCGGTGCTCGGTGAGCAGGTCCTCGGCGCGCTGCCGCTGACGATCGTGCCGCTCTATTTCGAGCTCGATGGGTCGTTCCCCAACCACGAGGCCAACCCGCTCGAGCCCAAGAACCTGATCGACCTCCAGCACGCCGTCGTGCAGCACGGCGCCGACCTCGGGCTGGCGTTCGACGGCGACGCCGACCGGTGCTTCGTGATCGACGAGCGCGGCGAGCCGGTCAGCCCGAGCGCGATCACCGCGCTGGTCGCCGCCCGTGAGCTCGCCAAGCACCCCGGCGACACCGTTATCCACAACCTGATCACGTCGAGCGCCGTACCCGAGATCATCAAGGAAAACGGGGGCACTCCGGTGCGCGCCCGGGTCGGGCACTCGTTCATCAAGGCGGAGATGGCGCGCACCAACGCGGTCTTCGGCGGTGAGCACTCGGCGCACTATTACTTCCGCGAGTTCTGGTTCGCCGACACCGGCATGCTCGCCGCCATGCACGTGCTCGCCGCCCTCGGCGGCCAGCCGGAGCCGCTGTCGGTTCTGGGCGGCGCCTTCGAGCGCTACGTCGCGTCCGGCGAGATCAACTCGACGGTGCACGACCAGAAGGCCAAGCAGCAGGACGTACGCGCCGCTTATGCCGACGCCGAGGTCGACGAGCTCGACGGGCTGACGCTGACCTTCCCCGACGGCGCCTGGCTCAACCTCCGCGCCTCCAACACCGAGCCGTTGCTCCGACTCAACGTCGAGGCACACACCGCTACGCGCATGGCAGAACTGCGCGACGAAGTGCTCGGTCTCATCCGCAGTTAA
- the manA gene encoding mannose-6-phosphate isomerase, class I has product MESLDSPIRDYAWGSRTVLARLQGRPAPSAGPEAELWIGAHPGAPSTLDGEDGPVSLADAIAAAPTGWLGAETVTRFGPRLPFLMKVLAADAPLSLQAHPDLEHARERFAAGDPNYVDANHKPELLVAIEPFDALCGFRDPHRSADALEALGGATLAPVVAHLRRGELADAVELLLTWPGNRADLVALVTAGGEQAPADDIASATAGQDQAPADDPAPGGGQAQADDPAPATAGAPADDLAPGTAGGGQATDDDLALVRRLASHYPSDPGVLVALLLNPVHLEPGDAVWMPAGNLHSYLGGAGVEIMAASDNVLRGGLTPKRVDVGELLQVLRFDVLRDPVVKPVEIADGVVTWPVPIDDFSLHRVTRPTELRLNGPVLALCTAGEVTIGDATGVVSLTPGRAAVGPAGAGPLMIAGAGEVYVASLGR; this is encoded by the coding sequence GTGGAATCACTCGATAGCCCAATCCGCGACTACGCGTGGGGTTCGCGCACCGTGCTTGCCCGGCTACAGGGCCGCCCGGCGCCCAGTGCCGGCCCGGAAGCCGAGCTCTGGATCGGCGCCCACCCCGGCGCACCGTCAACATTAGACGGCGAAGACGGCCCGGTCAGCCTGGCCGACGCCATCGCGGCCGCGCCGACGGGCTGGCTCGGCGCGGAAACGGTGACCCGCTTCGGGCCCCGCCTGCCGTTCCTGATGAAGGTGCTCGCGGCCGACGCCCCGCTGTCGTTGCAGGCCCATCCCGACCTCGAGCACGCCCGGGAGCGGTTCGCGGCCGGCGACCCTAACTACGTCGACGCCAACCACAAGCCCGAACTCCTCGTCGCGATCGAGCCCTTCGACGCGCTGTGCGGTTTCCGCGACCCGCACCGCTCCGCCGACGCGCTGGAAGCCCTGGGCGGCGCGACCCTCGCCCCGGTGGTCGCCCACCTACGCCGTGGCGAACTCGCCGACGCGGTCGAGCTACTGCTGACCTGGCCCGGCAACCGCGCCGACCTGGTCGCCCTGGTGACCGCGGGCGGGGAGCAAGCGCCTGCGGACGACATCGCCTCTGCGACCGCGGGTCAGGACCAGGCGCCAGCGGACGATCCTGCCCCGGGTGGGGGACAAGCGCAGGCAGACGACCCTGCCCCGGCGACCGCGGGTGCGCCCGCCGACGACCTTGCCCCGGGGACCGCGGGTGGCGGGCAGGCGACCGACGACGACCTTGCCCTCGTGCGGCGACTGGCGAGTCACTACCCAAGCGACCCCGGCGTCCTCGTGGCCCTGCTGCTCAACCCCGTCCACCTGGAGCCTGGTGACGCGGTCTGGATGCCGGCCGGCAATCTGCACTCCTACCTCGGCGGCGCCGGGGTCGAGATCATGGCGGCCAGCGACAACGTCCTCCGTGGCGGCCTGACCCCCAAGCGCGTCGACGTAGGCGAGTTGCTCCAGGTCCTCCGCTTCGACGTGCTCCGCGACCCGGTGGTCAAGCCGGTCGAGATCGCCGACGGCGTGGTCACCTGGCCCGTCCCGATCGACGACTTCTCCCTCCACCGTGTCACCCGTCCCACCGAGTTGCGGCTCAACGGCCCTGTCCTGGCGCTCTGCACGGCGGGCGAGGTGACGATCGGAGACGCTACGGGTGTGGTCTCGCTCACTCCAGGGCGTGCCGCGGTCGGCCCGGCCGGCGCCGGCCCGCTCATGATCGCCGGTGCGGGTGAGGTCTACGTAGCCTCGCTGGGTCGTTGA
- a CDS encoding DUF6923 family protein, with amino-acid sequence MQRFVAAAACAAAAFLGATPPAAASAPTPACFNGSYLVQDGNLLRFDDRAATPVARFDAPLDAVAYVPASGAFWAVSGDEVVSFDVTGRVTRRAALPDALRATDPIAVASGSTSAGAGTGDRWIVRTGREVVTYRVPALKELERHALNGPGADILLRPRIADWDLNSADGRLYTIVSGPPAQLLRIDPHTGTATPIATPRGLPATGSFGALTVDPQGTLRALHDPTGRLFDVDLRQPAKATAVDTGPSTRTRSDAAGCPEGWDYGDAPAPYPTRRTADGPRHRVTDGLTLGTTVDAEPDARTADKDDARPRITKRGDRLTVEITVRNTTGRNGLLAGWHDLDGNGRFDERDLATATVRPGARSATLTWAKPRIKTTRSTLRLRLFGGPRGYDSPAPKPVGPADSGEIEDHPITVPAPAPGKAPLDIKNLAGPTVPDAGLVVPDPGSPPSPLPPESRRRHVVATTAPREPDGIPLTWSVFLGLLVPAASVAARAAAKRGTR; translated from the coding sequence GTGCAACGGTTCGTCGCCGCCGCGGCCTGCGCTGCCGCGGCCTTTCTCGGCGCCACCCCGCCCGCCGCCGCGAGCGCCCCAACACCGGCCTGCTTCAACGGCAGCTATCTGGTCCAGGACGGCAACCTGCTGCGGTTCGACGACCGCGCGGCGACACCGGTCGCCCGGTTCGACGCGCCGCTCGACGCGGTCGCCTACGTGCCCGCAAGCGGGGCGTTCTGGGCGGTCAGCGGTGACGAGGTGGTGAGCTTCGACGTGACCGGGCGGGTCACCCGGCGGGCCGCGTTGCCCGACGCGCTCCGCGCCACCGACCCGATCGCGGTGGCCAGTGGCAGCACCAGCGCCGGGGCCGGCACCGGCGACCGCTGGATCGTGCGCACGGGCCGCGAGGTCGTCACCTATCGCGTGCCAGCGCTCAAGGAGCTCGAACGGCACGCCTTGAACGGCCCCGGTGCCGACATCCTCCTGCGACCCCGGATCGCCGACTGGGATCTCAACTCGGCCGACGGGCGCCTTTACACGATCGTGTCCGGTCCGCCGGCCCAACTGCTCCGGATCGATCCGCACACTGGTACGGCGACCCCGATCGCCACGCCCCGCGGCCTTCCGGCGACCGGCAGTTTCGGTGCGCTGACCGTCGATCCACAAGGGACGCTGCGCGCGCTGCACGATCCGACCGGTCGCCTCTTCGACGTGGACCTCCGGCAGCCGGCCAAAGCCACCGCCGTAGACACCGGCCCGTCGACCCGGACCCGCTCGGACGCCGCCGGTTGCCCCGAGGGATGGGACTACGGCGACGCGCCGGCGCCCTATCCGACCCGCCGCACCGCCGACGGCCCACGGCACCGGGTCACCGACGGGCTCACCCTCGGCACCACCGTCGACGCCGAGCCGGACGCCCGCACGGCCGACAAGGACGACGCCCGCCCCAGGATCACCAAGCGCGGCGACCGCCTCACCGTCGAAATCACCGTGCGCAACACGACGGGGCGCAACGGCCTGCTCGCCGGCTGGCACGACCTCGACGGCAACGGCCGGTTCGACGAGCGCGACCTGGCCACCGCGACCGTCAGGCCCGGCGCCCGCTCCGCCACGCTGACCTGGGCGAAGCCGCGCATCAAAACCACCCGGTCGACGTTGCGCCTCCGCCTCTTCGGCGGCCCGCGCGGCTATGACTCACCGGCCCCGAAACCCGTTGGCCCCGCGGACAGCGGCGAGATCGAGGATCACCCGATCACGGTGCCGGCTCCCGCACCGGGCAAAGCACCGCTGGACATCAAGAATCTCGCCGGACCGACCGTACCCGATGCCGGTCTTGTGGTTCCGGATCCTGGCAGCCCGCCGTCGCCGCTGCCGCCGGAGAGCCGGCGCCGGCACGTCGTCGCGACCACCGCGCCGCGCGAACCTGACGGCATCCCGCTGACCTGGTCGGTTTTCCTCGGGCTGCTCGTGCCCGCCGCCTCCGTCGCCGCGCGGGCGGCGGCCAAGAGAGGAACTCGATGA
- the ahcY gene encoding adenosylhomocysteinase yields MTSTLPAHDASTGDRPRTLAEGDFKVADLSLHAFGRKEIQLAEHEMPGLMSLRREFAAAQPLKGARITGSLHMTIQTAVLIETLTSLGAQVRWASCNIFSTQDHAAAAIVVGPAGTPEAPAGVPVYAWKGETLEEYWWCTEQVLLWPDGQGPNMILDDGGDATLLVHKGAEFEGLGAVPGVDSADSEEYAVILGVLNRSLQEDNRRWTRVAAGIKGVTEETTTGVHRLYEMQQTGSLLFPAINVNDSVTKSKFDNKYGCRHSLIDGINRATDVLIGGKVAVVAGYGDVGKGCAESLRGQGARVIVTEIDPICALQAAMDGYQVATLEDVVETADIFVTATGCFNVITNEHMARMKHQAIVGNIGHFDNEIDMAGLTKRADTTRINIKPQVDEWRFDDGHSVIVLSEGRLLNLGNATGHPSFVMSNSFSNQTIAQIELFTKLDQYPVGVYTLPKHLDEKVARLHLDALGVHLTELSKEQAGYLGIAVEGPYKPEHYRY; encoded by the coding sequence ATGACCAGCACCCTTCCGGCGCACGACGCGTCGACCGGTGACCGTCCGCGCACCCTTGCCGAGGGCGACTTCAAGGTGGCCGACCTTTCGCTGCACGCGTTCGGTCGCAAGGAGATCCAGCTCGCCGAGCACGAGATGCCCGGTCTGATGTCGCTTCGGCGCGAGTTCGCCGCGGCGCAGCCGCTGAAGGGCGCCCGCATCACCGGGTCGCTGCACATGACCATCCAGACCGCGGTGCTCATCGAGACCCTGACCTCGCTCGGCGCGCAGGTCCGCTGGGCGTCCTGCAACATCTTCTCGACCCAGGACCACGCCGCGGCCGCGATCGTCGTCGGCCCGGCCGGCACGCCCGAGGCGCCCGCTGGTGTCCCGGTCTACGCCTGGAAGGGCGAGACCCTCGAGGAATACTGGTGGTGCACCGAGCAGGTGCTGCTGTGGCCCGACGGCCAGGGCCCCAACATGATCCTCGACGACGGTGGCGACGCCACTCTGCTCGTACACAAGGGCGCTGAATTCGAAGGTCTTGGCGCCGTGCCGGGTGTCGACAGCGCCGACTCGGAGGAATACGCGGTCATCCTCGGCGTGCTCAACCGCTCGCTCCAGGAGGACAACCGCCGCTGGACCCGGGTCGCCGCCGGCATCAAGGGCGTCACCGAGGAGACCACCACCGGCGTGCACCGCCTCTACGAGATGCAGCAGACGGGCAGCCTGCTCTTCCCGGCGATCAACGTCAACGACTCGGTCACCAAGTCGAAGTTCGACAACAAATACGGCTGCCGCCACTCGCTGATCGACGGCATCAACCGGGCGACCGACGTGCTGATCGGCGGCAAGGTCGCGGTCGTGGCCGGCTACGGCGACGTCGGCAAGGGCTGCGCCGAGAGCCTCCGCGGCCAGGGCGCCCGGGTCATCGTGACCGAGATCGACCCGATCTGCGCGCTCCAGGCGGCGATGGACGGCTACCAGGTCGCCACCCTCGAAGACGTCGTCGAGACCGCCGACATCTTCGTGACCGCGACCGGCTGCTTCAACGTGATCACCAACGAGCACATGGCGCGGATGAAGCACCAGGCGATCGTCGGCAACATCGGCCACTTCGACAACGAGATCGACATGGCCGGCCTGACCAAGCGCGCCGACACCACGCGGATCAACATCAAGCCGCAGGTCGACGAGTGGCGCTTCGACGACGGCCACTCGGTCATCGTGCTGTCCGAGGGCCGCCTGCTCAACCTGGGCAACGCGACCGGCCACCCGAGCTTCGTGATGTCCAACAGCTTCAGCAACCAGACGATCGCCCAGATCGAGCTGTTCACCAAGCTCGACCAATACCCGGTCGGCGTCTACACCCTGCCGAAGCACCTCGACGAGAAGGTCGCGCGGCTCCACCTCGACGCGCTCGGCGTGCACCTGACCGAGCTGAGCAAGGAGCAGGCCGGCTACCTCGGCATCGCGGTCGAGGGCCCCTACAAGCCGGAGCACTACCGCTACTAA
- a CDS encoding polyprenyl synthetase family protein: MTVTLGNRSAIPAPRRGSGVFERARTVTEPALRAAVDSLPPSTRRVVGYHFGWWDSKGNDRHGTPGKALRPALVLVAAEAVGGTPVGMAAVSAVPAAIPAAVAVELVHNFSLLHDDALDGDGMRRSQRSASIEFGTSAAILAGDALLALAFDVLAATAHPAAATAHPGATAHPGAATAARMLGATVAQLVEGQADERRADVHLDDCFRIAHRRTGALLECSAGLGGLFGGGTPAQIAALRGFGAELGLAAQLTDDRLRIWGGAETAHSDLRRRRRSLPVVAALAADSPSAERVAEAYGATAKLSDVDTSELAAALEADGWRDWCGTESDRHLRAALDQLDPGIPAEWRHDLRAIARLVGDRDR; the protein is encoded by the coding sequence ATGACTGTCACCCTGGGCAACCGGTCCGCGATCCCGGCACCGCGCCGTGGGTCGGGTGTCTTCGAGCGCGCCCGCACGGTCACCGAGCCGGCCCTGCGCGCTGCCGTCGACAGTCTGCCGCCGAGCACCCGGCGTGTCGTCGGCTACCACTTCGGGTGGTGGGACAGCAAAGGCAATGATCGCCACGGTACGCCCGGAAAAGCGCTCCGCCCCGCCCTCGTGCTCGTGGCGGCCGAGGCGGTCGGCGGCACCCCGGTCGGCATGGCGGCCGTCTCGGCGGTGCCCGCCGCGATCCCCGCCGCCGTCGCGGTCGAACTGGTGCACAACTTCTCGTTGCTGCACGACGACGCGCTCGACGGCGACGGGATGCGCCGGAGCCAGCGGTCGGCGTCTATCGAGTTCGGCACCAGCGCAGCCATTCTCGCCGGCGACGCCCTGCTCGCACTGGCCTTCGACGTGCTCGCCGCGACCGCTCACCCAGCCGCCGCCACCGCCCACCCCGGCGCCACCGCCCACCCGGGCGCCGCCACTGCCGCCCGGATGCTCGGCGCCACGGTCGCCCAGCTCGTCGAGGGGCAGGCCGATGAGCGCCGCGCGGACGTACACCTGGATGATTGCTTCCGGATTGCCCACCGCAGGACCGGCGCGCTGCTGGAATGCAGCGCGGGGCTGGGCGGCCTGTTCGGCGGCGGCACACCCGCCCAGATCGCGGCCCTGCGCGGCTTCGGAGCCGAGCTCGGCCTCGCAGCCCAGCTCACCGACGACCGGCTCCGGATCTGGGGCGGCGCCGAAACGGCACACTCGGACCTGCGGCGCCGCCGGCGTTCGCTGCCGGTGGTCGCAGCGCTGGCGGCGGATTCCCCGAGCGCAGAACGAGTCGCCGAGGCATATGGAGCGACCGCCAAGTTGTCCGATGTAGACACCAGTGAGTTGGCCGCCGCGCTCGAAGCGGACGGCTGGCGCGACTGGTGCGGCACGGAATCCGACCGGCACCTGCGCGCGGCCCTCGACCAGCTCGATCCCGGCATCCCCGCGGAGTGGCGGCACGACCTGCGCGCGATCGCCCGGCTGGTCGGCGACCGGGACCGGTGA
- a CDS encoding cation diffusion facilitator family transporter produces MSAGGGTRAIIAALAANLGIAVTKFVAFVLTGSSSMLAEAIHSVADSGNQALLLLGGRRSTRKATPEHPFGYGRERYIYAFIVSIILFSVGGLFALYEAWHKWQDPHGFDSWQWVPILVLIVAICLESYSLRTAVKESNHVRGKASWVAFVRRAKAPELPVVLLEDVGALFGLVFALFGVSMTLATHNGKWDAAGTAMIGLLLVAIAIVLAIETKSLLLGEGASPENLQAIEKALVGGPGIERIIHMKTLHLGPEELLVAAKIAVTPNETAEDLARAINAAEARIREAVPIARVIYLEPDIFSNRAAKAGDGAAAETAEGITTH; encoded by the coding sequence ATGAGTGCTGGCGGCGGCACCCGGGCGATCATCGCGGCGCTTGCGGCCAACCTCGGCATCGCGGTCACCAAGTTCGTGGCATTTGTGCTAACCGGCTCGTCGTCGATGCTCGCGGAGGCGATCCACTCGGTCGCCGACTCGGGCAACCAGGCACTGCTGCTCCTCGGCGGCCGGCGCTCGACCCGCAAGGCAACACCCGAACACCCCTTCGGGTACGGGCGAGAGCGCTACATCTACGCCTTCATCGTCTCGATCATCCTGTTCAGCGTCGGTGGCCTGTTCGCCCTCTACGAGGCCTGGCACAAATGGCAGGACCCGCACGGCTTCGACTCGTGGCAGTGGGTCCCGATCCTCGTGCTGATCGTCGCGATCTGCCTCGAGTCCTACTCGTTGCGCACCGCGGTGAAGGAGTCCAACCACGTCCGCGGCAAGGCGTCGTGGGTCGCGTTCGTCCGCCGGGCTAAGGCCCCAGAGTTGCCGGTCGTGCTCCTCGAAGACGTCGGCGCGCTGTTCGGTCTGGTCTTCGCCCTGTTCGGCGTCTCGATGACGCTGGCCACCCACAACGGCAAGTGGGACGCCGCCGGCACCGCGATGATCGGCCTGCTCCTCGTCGCCATCGCGATCGTGCTGGCGATCGAGACCAAGAGCCTTCTGCTCGGCGAGGGCGCCAGCCCGGAAAACCTCCAGGCGATCGAGAAAGCGCTGGTCGGCGGTCCCGGGATCGAGCGGATCATCCACATGAAGACCCTGCACCTGGGTCCGGAAGAGCTACTGGTCGCCGCGAAGATCGCGGTGACACCCAACGAGACGGCCGAAGACCTGGCCAGAGCGATCAACGCCGCCGAAGCGCGCATCCGCGAAGCGGTGCCGATCGCCCGGGTGATCTACCTGGAGCCAGACATCTTCAGCAACCGGGCGGCCAAGGCCGGCGACGGCGCCGCCGCCGAAACCGCCGAAGGCATCACCACCCACTGA